Part of the Flavobacterium okayamense genome, AGTAAACTCTCCTGGTCTTCTTGCATCTATTACTGTCGCTTTTTCATAATTTTTAGCAAATTCTTCCGGAGAAACTGAATTTATAGAATCGGTTTCAAAACCAGCTTCTTTCCAAGCTTGTAATCCACCGTTTAAATATCCTAAAGTATTATCAAATCCAACACGAGATAAACGAGTGATTGTTTCTTCTTCTTTACCTTCAGGAATTACCAGTAAGATTGGTTGTTTAACATCTTTTATCAGCGCACCAACCCATGGAGCAAATTGCCCGTGTAATCCAATAAAAATTGATCCTGGAATATGTTCTTTAACGAAATCATTTTCATGACGAACATCTACAATTAGAGCTTCGGTTTGATTTGCTACGGCTTCAAACTCCTTTGGAGTTAATGGTTTGTTACCTTGCGCCATAACATCTTCAAGGCTTTCATATCCTTGAATATTCATCAATACATTTTGAGGGAAATAGGCTGGAGGAGGCGTTAACCCATCTAATAATTCTGTTTTAAACTCTTCCAAAGTCATATCTGCACGAAGTGCGTAATTTGTTTTTTTCTGGTTGCCTAAAGTATCAGTTGTTTCTTTACTCATATTTTTTCCACAAGCACTACCAGCTCCATGATTTGGATAAACTATTAAATCATCTGAAAGAGGCATAATTTTATTACGCAAAGAGTAATAAAGTTTTTCAGCTAAGACATCTTGCGTTAAGTCTTCAACAAGTTTTTGAGCTAAATCAGGACGACCAACATCTCCAATGAATAAAGTATCACCAGTGATAATACCATGTTGTTTGCCATTTTCATCAATTAATAAGTAAGTTGTACTTTCTAATGTGTGTCCCGGTGTATGAATGGTTTTAATGGTATAGTTTCCGATTTTAAATTCTTGTCCATCTTCAGCAACAATACAATCAAAATTAGGCTTAGCTGTTGGTCCATAAACAATTTGAGCTCCAGTTTTTTTGGCTAAATCTAAATGTCCTGAAACAAAATCTGCATGAAAATGCGTTTCAAATATGTATTTAATTTTAGCGTTATCTTTTTCGGCTCTATCAATATAGGGTTGTACTTCTCGTAAGGGGTCAAAAATTGCTACTTCACCATTATTTTCAATATAGTATGCTGCATGAGCAATACATCCTGTATATATTTGTTCTACTTTCATATTTATTTTTTTTATTGATTGTAAAATTAAGTTGTGTTTATTTAAAATATAGTAACTTATGTTACATTAACTCTTTATAAAGAATTATAAAAGCCATTATAAGTACAAAATAAGCAAACCCTTTTTTTAATTGATTTTCGTTGATGTATTTGTTTAAATAAGTTCCTATAAAAATTCCAACAATTGAAATTGAAGTAAAGCTGAGTAAAAATAACCAATTTATCTCTAAATTTTGAATATCGCCTATAAATCCTATCAATGAATTCATAGCAATTATTAATAGTGATGTTCCAACTGCTTTTTTCATTGGGAGTTTTGCAAATAATACTAATGAAGGAATTATTAAAAATCCGCCACCTGCTCCAACAAGCCCTATTACTATCCCGATAAAGAATGTTTGAATAATTAAAATTGTTGTTGATGCCTCTTTTTCTGCAATTTCTGCAACTTCAATTTTTTTCTTTTTTAGCATTGACATTGCAGCTAAAAACATAATTATTGCGAAGAAGAGCATCAAAAAAGTTCCTTTATAAACGGTAAAATTTCCAATTTTAAGTATTTCATCAGGAATTATAGGAACCAAAAAGCTTCTTGTCAAATAAACTCCAATGAATGATGGTATGGCAAATAAAAAACCTTTTTTAATATCGACTAAACCTTTTCTAAAATTTTGAAAGGCTCCAAAAATAGAAGTAGTTCCTACAATAAATAAAGAATAACCTGTCGCAACAACTGGATTCAATAGCATTATATAAACTAAAATAGGAACTGTTAACATTGAACCGCCACCGCCAGTTAGACCAAGTACTAGTCCAATTAATAAAGCTCCTATATAACCAAATATTTCCATTAAAATTCTAAGACTTCAATTTTGTTCCTATGTAATTTAATTTTGCCTTGTAATTCTAAACTTTTTAATAGACGTGAAATAACTACACGGGAAGTATGTAATTCGTAAGCAATTTGTTGGTGTGTATTGTGAATTTCAGTATCACCTAAAACCTTTGCTTTGTCTGTTAGATATTTAAACAAACGTTCGTCTAAATTCATAAAAGCTAAAGTATCAATAGCTTCCAGCATTTCTTTTAAGCGAATATTGTAACTATCAAAAACGAAATTTCTCCACGTTTTGTATTTTGTTAACCATTCTTCCATTTTTTCAACCGGAATCATTAAAAGTGAACCATCAGTTTCTGCAATGGCACGAATTTTACTTTTAGATTGTCCCATACAACATGTTAATGTCATAGCACATGTATCACCTCTTTCTAAAAAATATAATAATAGTTCATCTCCATTATCGTCTTCTCTAAGAATTTTTATTGCTCCATTTAAAAGCAATGGCATCATTTTTATATAATCGCCAATTTCGATTAAATAATCATCGGCTTTAAATTCTCTATAAGTTGCTACCGATGCAATTTCATCTATCAGGGCTTCTTCAAATATATAACCGTAGGCTTCTTTTAAAATGTCTTTCATTTTTGTTTTTTTGTAAAGATACTTCTATTTGAAGTTTTGAACTACATTTTTCCTTTTAACATTTTTTTCCAATATAAGTAAGGTAATCCATATTTTTTTAGAATCCACATACTCCAATTTTCTTTAGTAGTATCTACAAATTTTGATAAAAACGGATCGGAATCTCTTACATTATCGTATTTAAATTCGGCCAAAACCATTTTTCCATAACCAGTTACAAGTGGACATGAAGAATAACCTTCATAAACAGAATGACCTAGTTTGTTTTCTTTTATCATTGTAAGAATATTATCTACAACTACAGGGGCTTGTTTTCTAATTGCCGCACCCGTTTTTGCAGTAGGTAAAGCAGCAACATCTCCTAGACCAAAGACATTTCTGTATTTTAAATGTTGTAAAGTAGTAATATCAACATCTAACCATTTTTGAGCATTTACCAAACTTGAATTTCTAATAAAATTCGGAGCCATTTGTGGTGGTGCTAAATGAAGAATATCAAAAGGCATTACGATTTCACTTTCTCCATGAAATTCTTCGTTTAGAACGTTTCCTTCATTAATAACACATTGATTTTCTTCGGGAGCTACACTTTTAAAATAAACTAATTTCTTTTCGCCATCAATTTTTACTGGAGCATAATGCGGTTTAAAGTGAATTCCGTATCTAAAAATTACTTCCATTAAAGTTTTCGCAAATTCTTTAACCCCAAAAATTACTGAACCAGGCGTAGCGAAAACTACCTCGGCATTAATTTTATTTTTTCTAAAATAATCGGCAGCTAAATAAGCAATTTTTTGAGGTGCGCCTCCACATTTAATAGGGGTTGTTGGTTGTGTAAAAACAGCATTTCCGCTTTTAAAATTTTTAATGCATTGCCAAGTGTAATTAGGATCTGTATAATTACTACAAACGCCATTTTTACCTAAATTTTCCTTTAATCCTTCAATTCCGTCTAAATCATAAACTAAACCAGGTGATAATACTAAATAATCATAGTTTAAAGTTCCAGATTTTTCGGTAGTTAATTGATTTTGCTCAGGTTCCAAAGCAACTACTTTGTCTTTTATCCATTTAACACCTTTTGGCATAACACTAGCCATCGATTTTTTAGTTTTTGCAAAATCAAATGTTCCACCACCAACTAATGTCCAAGCAGGCTGGTAATAATGATTTTCAGAAGGTTCAATAATAGCAATGTCTAAATTTTTATTTTTTCGAAGTAACTGTGCAGCTGTCATAATTCCGCCAGTTCCACCTCCAACTATAATAATTTGATGTTTCATAATTTCGATTTTTTGGATAGTTAGTTTATGTAAAATTAGTAGAACCAGTAAATTTTGATGTAACATTTGTTACTTAGAAGATTATGAATTTTAAAAAAACTATTTTAATTATGTTATTTTTGTTTAAAAATAAAATCACAATTTGGAGCACAAAAAATATAACCGATTTAATTTTTACAAACATACATTTTGTGAATTCCAAGAAGTTTTACAAGATTCTATTAAAGGATTAAAGTTAGCTTATACAAGTAAATCGGGGAGTAGTTATTATTTTACAGATAAAGGTGTTTATAGAGTTTCAAATCACTGGGGAAGAGCTGCGAATTGTAGATGGCGATTAATTTCTAAAGAAGAAAAAGTAAATCAATACCAGCGAATTGGCTATGCAAAATGGACTGATTTTTATCCGAATAATGAAACGGAAAACTTGTTTTACATTGAAGTCAATTGGAAAGCAAAGTCAGTTATTTTTCAGCACAAGAAGAATCCAAATTTTAATAACGAAGTCTTAAGAAATGCATCTGATACTGCAAAGAGAATAAAACAAATTAAAGATGTTTTAAAAGACGATTCTTGGACGAAATACTTAGAGTTTAATGATTTAGAAGCAGTGAGAAAAAATATTTGTAACCAACTAATAGCTACTAATAAAAGCTTAATCGAAATTAAACAACATTACAAATAATATGGGAAGGAGAAATGAAACCAATCGCTTAGCTCATAAAAAGAAAGTTGATAATAAAAAACGAAAAGAGCAAGAAGCTAAAAATTCACTTAAAGAAAAGAGAAAAGCAATTTTAAATAAAATGAATAAAGAACAAACAAATGAATCTTAATTTGATATTTGATATTTTAAAAAATGAAATCCAAGAAATTATTGATGCTTTAGCATTAAAGAATCACGATTTGGCTGAAGAAAAAGTAATTAAATTATCCGAAAAAATAGCCGATTTGATTGATAATACTACAAATGAAGATTTTTTAAGAGAAATAAGTAAATATCAAATTTTATTAGAACACCTTAAAAGTAAATTATAGAAAATTGTAAACTGCGAATGAATACTATTTATTCAAACTTCTCCCTAAAACAAACATCGTATCTTGATTACTATCGATTACAATTTTTTCAATTCCGTTTTGCATAGCAATATCTAAAATATCTCTTGCTGGAAGTGATGCAAAAGGTTTTGTTTCGTTTGCCCAATTCATAAGAGTTTGTTGCGAAGTAAAAGCTCCAAGTATTTTTTGACCATCAACTTCAAAAACTGAAGTAAAAGACATTTGTGTACCTTTTTCAATTGTTGACCAACCTTCTTCGTTTCTATCTTTTCCAACAATGGGTTCAGTTGTAGGAATTAATAAAAAAGCATTATTACCTTGCAATTCATTAAAAACAGCCATAAAAGTTTCTTGATTTTTGTCTTTTTGAAATATTTTAATTGCAGAAAGTAAGTTGGTGTTATTCGGTTGAAATTCTAGTTCAGGATTCGATGTATTCATTTTTATTTTGATTGAAAGGCAAAATTAATGAATTTAAAATAGACTTCCTTGAATTAACTCTTGAGGTTTTTCTCCTAAAAAAGGAAAAGTTTCAATGATGTCAAATTGTTTTCTTTTGTTATTAAAGACACGTAAAGCAATAGTATTACAATTAAAAGTAATATTTGGATTCTCTCCGAACAGCTTTTTAGCAATTTCAATTTTTTCAGGTTGAATTCGTCTGCCAATTGAAATATGAGGTTCGTTGCTTTTTATTTTGGTAGGATAAGGAAATTTTTGATTCACTGAAGTCATTATTTGCTTCAAATATTGCTTTGATTCTGCATTTGGAGCTAGAAAGAATGCGCCGTTTGGAAAAGTGTTAAAACTTTCAAAAGTAACTTCTTGTGGATGAAAATATTTAGTTATTTCAGTAAGTTTTACTTTAATTTTTTCTAATTCTTTTTCATCTCGTTCAAATTCATTTACCGTAATATGCGCTAAAGAATTTTTACTATTATACCAACCAATTTTTTTGGCTAATAATTCTTTCATTTGCTTTACTTCTTCAATAACTTCTTCACTGGGATGTATAACTATGGAGTAGGTTTTCATTAATTCTAAAGATTATAATTACTATGAATTAATTTTAATAACTTAAATTTGAATTCTTTTCAAACCAAATTTAATGTTTTTAAATATTTCATCAAGTTGTTTAAAAAATGTTTTGGCAATTAGCTTTTTACTTATTGTACAAAACTTTTATTCCCAAAATAGTAAAATTGATAGTTTAAAAATTGAGTTGCAAAACCATAAAGCAAAAGATACTACACGAGTGAACATTCTCAATCATTTAGCTTTTCATCATTACAGAAACAATCCGCCTAAAGCTGTAGCTTACATTGAAGAATCTTTAGAATTAGCTAATAAATTAAAGGTTCAGAAATTTATTGCCCATTGTTATTATATAAAAGCTGTTATATATACTGAGCAGGCTAATTTTAAAATTGCTGAAACTAGTTACGATAAAGCAATTAAACTTTATACTTCATTAAACGATTTAAAAGGATTGAAAAAGTGTAACAATGCTCTTGGAGTTTTGTATGCTTATAAAGGAGATTTTGAAAATGCTCTTAAGCACTATAAAGAATCTTTAAAAATCACTAGACAATTAGGTGATCTTACCGATGATGGTTGTTTATATAATATAGGAAATATCTATTCCGATATTGGAGATTATACTAATGCTTTGGAAAATTTTAATCAAGCATTAGAAATTAACAAAAACGAAAAAGATTCTGTTGGAATGTTAAATGCATTAAATTCAATTGCAAACGTTTATTATCAGCAAGGTAATTATCCATTATCTTTAGATTATCATAATCAATCTTTAGATATTGCTAAGAAAGCTAAAGATTCCATTGGTATTTTTCAATCTTTAAATAATATTGGTAATTTATACCGTATGAAAAATGATAATGAAAAAGCATTAGCTTTTTACAATCGAGCATTAGCCATTGAAAGTGCAAGTTTTAATAAAAAAAACGTTACTGCCATAAAAAATAATATGGCAGGTATATATTATGATATTAATGAATTTGATAAAGCCTTAAAACTCTATAATGAATCCATAACTCTAAGTAAAGAAATTGATGATAATGTAAATTTGGCTACAGCTCTTAATGGATTAGGTTTTGTGTATTATGATATGAAGAAATATGACAAAGCAATAGCTAATTTTGAAGAATCAAGAAAAATTAATTTAGAATTTAACTATTCTTATGACTTATTAGATTCCTATGAAGGTTTGGCGAAATGTTATTTAGATTTGAAAAATTTTGATTTAGCATTAGTTAATGCTAATAAATTAACAAAACAGGCAACTGATTTT contains:
- a CDS encoding Crp/Fnr family transcriptional regulator, with translation MKDILKEAYGYIFEEALIDEIASVATYREFKADDYLIEIGDYIKMMPLLLNGAIKILREDDNGDELLLYFLERGDTCAMTLTCCMGQSKSKIRAIAETDGSLLMIPVEKMEEWLTKYKTWRNFVFDSYNIRLKEMLEAIDTLAFMNLDERLFKYLTDKAKVLGDTEIHNTHQQIAYELHTSRVVISRLLKSLELQGKIKLHRNKIEVLEF
- a CDS encoding NAD(P)/FAD-dependent oxidoreductase codes for the protein MKHQIIIVGGGTGGIMTAAQLLRKNKNLDIAIIEPSENHYYQPAWTLVGGGTFDFAKTKKSMASVMPKGVKWIKDKVVALEPEQNQLTTEKSGTLNYDYLVLSPGLVYDLDGIEGLKENLGKNGVCSNYTDPNYTWQCIKNFKSGNAVFTQPTTPIKCGGAPQKIAYLAADYFRKNKINAEVVFATPGSVIFGVKEFAKTLMEVIFRYGIHFKPHYAPVKIDGEKKLVYFKSVAPEENQCVINEGNVLNEEFHGESEIVMPFDILHLAPPQMAPNFIRNSSLVNAQKWLDVDITTLQHLKYRNVFGLGDVAALPTAKTGAAIRKQAPVVVDNILTMIKENKLGHSVYEGYSSCPLVTGYGKMVLAEFKYDNVRDSDPFLSKFVDTTKENWSMWILKKYGLPYLYWKKMLKGKM
- a CDS encoding MBL fold metallo-hydrolase translates to MKVEQIYTGCIAHAAYYIENNGEVAIFDPLREVQPYIDRAEKDNAKIKYIFETHFHADFVSGHLDLAKKTGAQIVYGPTAKPNFDCIVAEDGQEFKIGNYTIKTIHTPGHTLESTTYLLIDENGKQHGIITGDTLFIGDVGRPDLAQKLVEDLTQDVLAEKLYYSLRNKIMPLSDDLIVYPNHGAGSACGKNMSKETTDTLGNQKKTNYALRADMTLEEFKTELLDGLTPPPAYFPQNVLMNIQGYESLEDVMAQGNKPLTPKEFEAVANQTEALIVDVRHENDFVKEHIPGSIFIGLHGQFAPWVGALIKDVKQPILLVIPEGKEEETITRLSRVGFDNTLGYLNGGLQAWKEAGFETDSINSVSPEEFAKNYEKATVIDARRPGEFTAERVEKATNIPLDYINDHLAEIPKEDTFYVHCAGGYRSVIWASIMKARGYHNMINVEKGMSGIRNTNIPLTNYVCPSTLK
- a CDS encoding tetratricopeptide repeat-containing sensor histidine kinase, producing MFLNISSSCLKNVLAISFLLIVQNFYSQNSKIDSLKIELQNHKAKDTTRVNILNHLAFHHYRNNPPKAVAYIEESLELANKLKVQKFIAHCYYIKAVIYTEQANFKIAETSYDKAIKLYTSLNDLKGLKKCNNALGVLYAYKGDFENALKHYKESLKITRQLGDLTDDGCLYNIGNIYSDIGDYTNALENFNQALEINKNEKDSVGMLNALNSIANVYYQQGNYPLSLDYHNQSLDIAKKAKDSIGIFQSLNNIGNLYRMKNDNEKALAFYNRALAIESASFNKKNVTAIKNNMAGIYYDINEFDKALKLYNESITLSKEIDDNVNLATALNGLGFVYYDMKKYDKAIANFEESRKINLEFNYSYDLLDSYEGLAKCYLDLKNFDLALVNANKLTKQATDFEFLKHKKIAYGLLASIYKNKGNYKKAFESQEYFKILSDSLLNEENIKKIAGIEYEYKYKKELDDAAERETKLTETVETTSKDLEKSQRNLLLGIITFLAVAMVLGSIIFYLKLRNSKAKTQNIITEQKLLRTQMTPHFIFNSLSVLQGMILNKEESKSVSYLSKFSKLLRITLENSRDKTVLLSQELEAVDNYLSLQNIENEKVSFNLNVNKVIETNRIKVPPMLIQPFVENAIEHAFKNQKDNCIIEIKLTLVNSKLICVILDNGMGIDSSERNSNQNKKSLATKITKERLDYLSKDFKMDASITIEDRSKYNTQGTQVTIQMPYNKLT
- a CDS encoding sulfite exporter TauE/SafE family protein: MEIFGYIGALLIGLVLGLTGGGGSMLTVPILVYIMLLNPVVATGYSLFIVGTTSIFGAFQNFRKGLVDIKKGFLFAIPSFIGVYLTRSFLVPIIPDEILKIGNFTVYKGTFLMLFFAIIMFLAAMSMLKKKKIEVAEIAEKEASTTILIIQTFFIGIVIGLVGAGGGFLIIPSLVLFAKLPMKKAVGTSLLIIAMNSLIGFIGDIQNLEINWLFLLSFTSISIVGIFIGTYLNKYINENQLKKGFAYFVLIMAFIILYKELM
- a CDS encoding 2'-5' RNA ligase family protein — encoded protein: MKTYSIVIHPSEEVIEEVKQMKELLAKKIGWYNSKNSLAHITVNEFERDEKELEKIKVKLTEITKYFHPQEVTFESFNTFPNGAFFLAPNAESKQYLKQIMTSVNQKFPYPTKIKSNEPHISIGRRIQPEKIEIAKKLFGENPNITFNCNTIALRVFNNKRKQFDIIETFPFLGEKPQELIQGSLF
- a CDS encoding SseB family protein, coding for MNTSNPELEFQPNNTNLLSAIKIFQKDKNQETFMAVFNELQGNNAFLLIPTTEPIVGKDRNEEGWSTIEKGTQMSFTSVFEVDGQKILGAFTSQQTLMNWANETKPFASLPARDILDIAMQNGIEKIVIDSNQDTMFVLGRSLNK